A region from the Methylocystis iwaonis genome encodes:
- a CDS encoding extracellular catalytic domain type 1 short-chain-length polyhydroxyalkanoate depolymerase: MGSFFGDTMKKAMRLVRDQAPAEATRMLLHGLTGEPPLPATQPAPQEPAARTAPRIEPPVDAAPGGATFARGLRMPLGETLERLRSGELPNLGLGAEALAKLGKRPRVHVPDGASYLSRTFACQAGTRPYKVYVPSKMRGGAPLVVMLHGCTQNSDDFAVGTRMNSLAEEHGFIVAYPEQPMTANQLGCWNWFNQQHQIRGSGEPSIIAGLTRALILEMGVDHERVFVAGLSAGGAMAEVMSVTYPDLYAGAGIHSGLAYGVATDQASAFVAMSGKFAQHGGRQARDRARTIIFHGASDRKVHPTNAELILAEAQAGVSHGHQETLRQGVANGLEYNHTVVADVNGLPQLEYWAIEGLGHAWSGGAPEGSHTEQRGPNASREMVRFFLER; encoded by the coding sequence ATGGGATCGTTCTTCGGCGACACGATGAAAAAGGCTATGCGGTTGGTCCGTGACCAGGCGCCCGCGGAAGCGACTCGCATGCTGTTGCACGGTCTCACGGGGGAGCCCCCGCTCCCCGCCACTCAGCCTGCGCCGCAAGAGCCGGCCGCTCGAACCGCGCCGAGGATCGAACCGCCGGTCGACGCCGCGCCGGGCGGCGCGACTTTCGCGCGGGGCTTGCGAATGCCGCTCGGGGAGACTTTGGAGCGCCTGCGCAGCGGCGAGCTTCCAAACCTCGGCCTCGGGGCGGAGGCCCTCGCGAAGCTCGGCAAAAGGCCCCGTGTGCATGTGCCGGACGGCGCATCCTATCTGTCACGCACATTCGCCTGTCAGGCGGGGACCCGACCTTACAAGGTCTACGTCCCGAGCAAGATGCGCGGCGGAGCGCCATTGGTCGTGATGCTGCACGGGTGCACGCAGAACTCGGACGATTTCGCGGTGGGGACCCGTATGAACAGTCTCGCCGAAGAGCATGGTTTTATCGTCGCCTATCCCGAGCAGCCCATGACCGCCAATCAGCTCGGCTGCTGGAACTGGTTCAACCAGCAACATCAGATCCGTGGTTCGGGGGAGCCGAGCATTATCGCCGGCCTCACCCGCGCCTTGATCTTAGAAATGGGCGTCGACCATGAACGCGTCTTCGTTGCTGGCCTCTCCGCCGGCGGCGCGATGGCCGAGGTCATGAGCGTGACCTATCCCGACCTCTACGCCGGGGCAGGCATTCACTCCGGGCTGGCCTATGGCGTCGCGACCGATCAAGCCTCCGCCTTCGTCGCGATGAGCGGCAAATTTGCCCAGCACGGCGGGCGGCAAGCCAGGGACCGCGCGCGCACGATTATTTTCCACGGTGCGTCTGATCGTAAGGTCCATCCGACGAATGCAGAACTCATTCTCGCGGAGGCGCAAGCGGGCGTTTCCCATGGCCATCAGGAAACATTACGGCAGGGAGTGGCGAATGGGCTTGAATATAATCACACGGTTGTCGCCGATGTGAACGGCCTTCCGCAATTGGAATATTGGGCCATCGAGGGGTTGGGCCATGCATGGTCAGGTGGCGCGCCCGAAGGCTCTCACACTGAGCAACGCGGACCTAATGCGTCGCGCGAGATGGTTCGGTTCTTTCTGGAGCGGTGA
- a CDS encoding CopG family transcriptional regulator, translating into MAEIHRLRDRAGDTEKITVNVGYVDLGHIDLLVREGFYSNRTDFIRTAIRNQLTTHSDAIKQSIVRNTLELGLRHFSRTELETVKAAGRMLRIQVLGLATIADDVTPELARDTIESITVLGALQASPPVKAALSDRIG; encoded by the coding sequence ATGGCAGAAATTCACAGGCTGCGCGATAGAGCCGGCGACACTGAAAAAATCACCGTGAACGTCGGATATGTCGATCTCGGCCATATCGACCTTCTGGTGCGCGAAGGTTTCTATTCGAACCGCACCGACTTCATCCGCACGGCAATCCGCAATCAGCTCACGACCCATTCGGACGCGATAAAGCAATCGATCGTCCGCAACACGCTGGAGCTGGGCCTGAGGCATTTCAGCCGCACGGAACTGGAAACCGTGAAGGCCGCCGGTCGCATGCTTCGCATACAGGTCCTGGGACTCGCCACGATCGCCGATGACGTCACGCCCGAATTGGCGCGCGACACGATCGAATCGATCACCGTTCTCGGAGCGCTTCAAGCAAGCCCACCGGTAAAAGCGGCGCTTTCAGACCGGATCGGCTGA
- the rimP gene encoding ribosome maturation factor RimP, which translates to MTQNAAPIDAPLDEPRLVSETGVAARVAHVAEPVLAQLGFRLVRVKLMQQNGQTLQIMAERPDGIMTIDDCEAASQALSPELDVADVIANEYRLEVSSPGVDRPLVRISDFLRAIGHEARVELTHPVESGRKRFRGIIKGVEGEGRGAKLAIERTDARSDEEKLVTVPLADLDEGKLMLTEALIRESLRAGKLQQAGEEEDGVPQEPEDERPRRGPGRFRSPQKNKPKPLVPAGVQTQFKKGPGPAKPRAARSEGD; encoded by the coding sequence TTGACGCAAAACGCCGCTCCCATCGACGCCCCGCTCGACGAGCCCCGTCTCGTCTCCGAGACCGGCGTCGCCGCGCGCGTGGCGCATGTCGCCGAGCCGGTGCTGGCGCAGCTCGGCTTCCGGCTCGTGCGCGTCAAGCTGATGCAGCAGAATGGCCAGACGCTGCAGATCATGGCCGAGCGGCCCGATGGGATCATGACCATCGACGATTGCGAGGCGGCAAGCCAGGCGCTTTCGCCCGAGCTCGACGTCGCCGACGTCATCGCCAATGAATATCGCCTCGAAGTTTCCTCGCCCGGCGTCGACCGGCCGCTGGTCCGTATCTCCGATTTTCTCCGCGCGATCGGCCATGAGGCGCGCGTCGAACTGACGCATCCGGTGGAATCCGGGCGCAAGCGCTTTCGCGGGATCATCAAGGGCGTCGAGGGCGAAGGTCGCGGCGCCAAACTGGCGATCGAGCGCACCGACGCGCGTTCCGACGAGGAGAAGCTCGTCACCGTGCCGCTCGCCGATCTCGACGAGGGCAAGCTGATGCTCACCGAGGCGCTGATCCGCGAATCGCTGCGCGCCGGCAAGCTTCAGCAGGCGGGCGAGGAAGAAGACGGCGTCCCGCAAGAGCCGGAGGACGAGCGCCCGCGCCGCGGGCCGGGCCGTTTCCGCAGCCCGCAGAAGAACAAGCCCAAGCCGCTGGTTCCGGCCGGCGTACAAACGCAATTCAAGAAAGGTCCGGGGCCCGCAAAGCCTCGCGCCGCCCGCTCCGAGGGAGATTGA
- the nusA gene encoding transcription termination factor NusA, which produces MAVSANRLEILQIADAVAREKSIDRTIVIASMEDALQKAARSRYGQETEVRAEINPRTGEVRFSRLLLVVDKVENDATQISIEDARKRNPAAQTGDWISETLPPFDFGRIAAQSAKQIIVQKVREAERDRQYEEYKDRIGEIVSGVVKRVEYGNVIIDLGRGEGIIRRDEMIPREMFRPGDRVRAYVYDVRREQRGPQIFLSRTHPQFMAKLFKQEVPEIYDGVIEVKSVARDPGSRAKIAVVSRDSSIDPVGACVGMRGSRVQAVVQELQGERIDIIPWSADAATFIVNALQPAEVVKVVLDEDSSRIEVVVPDDQLSLAIGRRGQNVRLASQLTGWDIDIMTEAEESERRQREFEERTRVFMSAIDVDEVVGRLLASEGFRSVEELAFVELPELASIEGFDEETAGEIQMRARNYLERVEQENENRRKEMGVSDELREIDGMTTAMLVRLGENDVKSMEDFAGCVPDDLVGWTEKKDGETKKHDGFFTGIDLSREEAEAMIMTARVRAGWIEQPQEAVDAGEATEAAEAEGE; this is translated from the coding sequence ATGGCCGTCAGCGCCAACCGACTCGAGATTTTGCAGATTGCCGACGCCGTCGCGCGCGAGAAGTCGATCGATCGCACGATCGTCATCGCCTCGATGGAGGATGCGCTGCAAAAGGCGGCGCGTTCGCGCTATGGCCAGGAGACCGAGGTGCGCGCAGAGATCAATCCGCGCACTGGCGAAGTGCGCTTCTCGCGCCTGCTGCTCGTCGTCGACAAGGTCGAGAACGACGCCACGCAGATTTCGATCGAGGACGCCCGCAAGCGCAATCCTGCGGCGCAGACCGGCGACTGGATTTCCGAGACGCTGCCGCCTTTCGACTTCGGCCGCATCGCCGCGCAGTCGGCCAAGCAGATCATCGTGCAGAAGGTGCGCGAGGCCGAGCGCGATCGCCAATATGAGGAATATAAGGACCGTATCGGCGAGATCGTGAGCGGCGTCGTCAAGCGCGTCGAATATGGCAATGTGATCATCGATCTCGGCCGCGGAGAAGGCATCATTCGCCGCGACGAGATGATCCCGCGCGAGATGTTCCGCCCCGGCGACCGCGTGCGCGCCTATGTCTATGACGTGCGGCGCGAGCAGCGCGGCCCGCAGATTTTCCTGTCGCGCACCCATCCGCAATTCATGGCGAAGCTCTTCAAGCAGGAAGTGCCGGAAATCTATGACGGCGTGATCGAGGTGAAGTCGGTCGCCCGCGATCCGGGCTCGCGCGCCAAGATCGCCGTGGTGTCGCGCGATTCGTCGATCGACCCGGTCGGCGCCTGCGTCGGCATGCGCGGCTCGCGCGTGCAGGCGGTGGTGCAGGAGCTGCAGGGCGAGCGTATCGACATTATCCCGTGGTCGGCGGACGCCGCGACTTTCATCGTCAATGCGCTGCAACCGGCGGAAGTGGTGAAGGTGGTTCTCGACGAAGATTCGTCGCGCATCGAAGTCGTCGTGCCCGACGACCAATTGTCTCTGGCCATCGGCCGCCGCGGCCAGAATGTGCGTCTCGCCTCGCAGCTGACGGGCTGGGACATCGACATCATGACCGAGGCCGAAGAATCCGAGCGCCGCCAGAGAGAATTCGAGGAGCGCACGCGCGTCTTCATGTCGGCGATCGACGTCGACGAGGTTGTCGGCCGGCTGCTGGCGTCGGAAGGCTTCCGCTCGGTCGAGGAGCTGGCTTTCGTCGAGCTTCCCGAACTCGCCTCGATCGAAGGCTTCGACGAGGAGACGGCGGGCGAGATTCAGATGCGCGCGCGCAATTATCTCGAGCGCGTGGAGCAGGAGAACGAGAACCGCCGCAAGGAAATGGGCGTCTCCGACGAATTGCGCGAGATCGACGGCATGACCACCGCGATGCTGGTCAGGCTCGGCGAGAACGACGTGAAGTCGATGGAAGATTTCGCGGGCTGCGTGCCCGACGATCTCGTCGGCTGGACCGAGAAGAAGGACGGCGAGACCAAGAAGCACGACGGCTTCTTCACGGGCATCGATCTGTCGCGCGAAGAGGCGGAGGCGATGATCATGACCGCGCGCGTGCGCGCCGGCTGGATCGAGCAGCCCCAGGAAGCGGTCGACGCCGGCGAGGCGACCGAGGCGGCTGAGGCGGAGGGCGAATAA
- a CDS encoding RNA-binding protein, with the protein MTALAKEERESERTCIVTRRREPPEAMIRFVRGPDGVIAPDIRARLPGRGVWVGACAALVAEAAKKRMFARSLKEQVETPPQLAEDVDRLLEADCLQMLALANKAGAVTAGFNKVADLLEKGAVGALLEARDGGADGKRKLRQSARRGEVATNRENDGVPPIIGLFTSSQLDLALGRTNVIHAAVASGGPGTSFLSRCRRLAAYRGMTLDGAPLAAQMMRDEQPDAGERPDETVEKSGSEAAEDRKLDE; encoded by the coding sequence GTGACGGCCTTGGCGAAAGAAGAGCGCGAGTCCGAGCGGACCTGCATCGTCACGCGGCGGCGAGAGCCGCCGGAGGCGATGATCCGCTTCGTGCGCGGGCCCGATGGGGTCATTGCGCCGGACATTCGCGCGCGTCTGCCGGGCCGGGGGGTGTGGGTCGGCGCGTGCGCCGCGCTGGTCGCGGAGGCGGCGAAGAAGCGCATGTTCGCGCGCAGCCTCAAGGAGCAGGTGGAAACCCCGCCGCAACTCGCGGAGGACGTCGATCGCCTGCTCGAAGCTGATTGCCTGCAGATGCTGGCGCTCGCCAACAAGGCGGGCGCGGTGACGGCGGGTTTCAACAAGGTCGCGGATTTGCTCGAGAAGGGCGCCGTCGGCGCGCTCCTCGAGGCGCGCGACGGCGGCGCCGACGGCAAGCGCAAGCTGCGACAAAGCGCGCGCCGGGGCGAGGTCGCGACGAATCGGGAAAACGATGGCGTTCCACCGATCATAGGCTTATTTACGTCGAGCCAATTGGATTTGGCTTTAGGTCGCACAAATGTGATACATGCAGCGGTCGCCTCTGGCGGACCGGGCACGAGTTTTCTTTCGCGGTGCCGTCGGCTGGCGGCTTATAGGGGCATGACGCTGGACGGCGCGCCCCTCGCGGCGCAGATGATGCGGGATGAACAACCGGACGCTGGCGAGCGGCCGGACGAGACTGTGGAAAAAAGCGGGTCGGAAGCGGCCGAGGATCGGAAGCTGGATGAGTGA
- the infB gene encoding translation initiation factor IF-2: MSESENSDKTVTAAPSKTLHLKQRPAGEQGMVRQSFSHGRSKVVVVEKVKRRAPGHPEPQKPAAAAPAAPPPPAAPKPSAPPPRQERPSPPRGGAAGMVLRALTDEEREARARALVDARSREEDERRRAEVEAKARAEREERERAERAAAEARKREEEERLAREAEAKRKAEDEARRRLPQDQQHAAAPAAPSRPAAPAPRAAAPAGRPAAPAARPGQPGQVETTTIRRPPARTVGGFTPPTPPRPAPSRGGAMKDRGRLTVSTATAGTDEERTRSVASFKRRQQRLFRGQVEQKEKVLREVILPETITIQELANRMSERAVDVIRLLMKQGEMHKITDVIDADTAQLVAEEMGHTVKRVAESDVEEGLFDTPDAEADLESRPPVVTIMGHVDHGKTSLLDAIRQANVVAGEAGGITQHIGAYQVTSPGGQPITFIDTPGHAAFTAMRARGAKVTDIVVLVVAADDGVMPQTIEAINHARAAGVPLIVAINKVDKPDAKPERVRTELLQYEVQVESMGGETLEIEVSAKQKTNLDKLLEAIALQAEVLDLKANAERAAEGTVIEARLDKGRGPVATMLVQRGTLHVGDIIVAGTQWGRVRALLDDKGATRQEAGPSFPVEILGFNGTPEAGDRVAVVESEARAREITEYRERMKRDKLAARGGTARGSLSDMMNQLKTAGRKEFPLVIKGDVQGSVEAIAAALEKLGTDEVGARLVHVGVGGISESDIALAEASNAAVIGFNVRAHKEAREAAERAGIEIRYYNIIYNLVDDVKAAMSGLLSPTLRETMLGNAQILEVFDISKVGKVAGCRVTDGRVERGASVRLIRDNVVVHEGKLSTLKRFKDEVKEVDAGQECGMAFENYQDMRAGDVIECYRVEEIKRTL; encoded by the coding sequence ATGAGTGAGAGCGAAAATAGCGACAAGACTGTGACTGCCGCGCCGTCGAAGACGTTGCATCTGAAGCAGCGCCCGGCGGGGGAGCAGGGCATGGTGCGCCAGAGCTTCTCCCATGGCCGCTCGAAAGTGGTCGTGGTCGAGAAGGTGAAGCGCCGCGCGCCGGGCCATCCCGAGCCGCAAAAGCCGGCGGCGGCTGCGCCTGCCGCGCCGCCCCCGCCTGCCGCCCCGAAGCCCTCCGCTCCGCCGCCGCGGCAGGAGCGTCCGTCGCCGCCGCGTGGCGGCGCCGCCGGCATGGTGCTGCGTGCGCTGACCGATGAGGAGCGCGAGGCTCGCGCCCGCGCGCTGGTCGACGCCCGCTCGCGCGAAGAGGATGAGCGACGCCGCGCCGAGGTCGAAGCCAAGGCGCGCGCCGAGCGCGAGGAGCGCGAGCGCGCCGAACGCGCCGCCGCCGAAGCGCGCAAGCGTGAAGAGGAAGAGCGCCTCGCTCGTGAGGCGGAAGCCAAGCGCAAGGCCGAGGACGAGGCCCGCCGTCGCCTGCCGCAGGACCAGCAGCACGCCGCGGCTCCCGCCGCGCCGTCGCGGCCGGCCGCGCCCGCGCCGAGGGCCGCCGCGCCGGCCGGAAGGCCTGCGGCGCCTGCCGCCCGACCGGGTCAGCCGGGCCAGGTCGAGACGACGACGATCCGCCGTCCGCCCGCCCGCACCGTTGGCGGTTTCACGCCGCCGACGCCGCCGCGTCCCGCGCCCTCGCGCGGCGGCGCGATGAAGGATCGCGGCCGTCTGACCGTCTCGACCGCCACCGCGGGAACGGACGAGGAGCGCACGCGTTCCGTCGCCTCGTTCAAACGGCGTCAGCAGCGTCTGTTCCGCGGGCAGGTCGAGCAGAAGGAAAAGGTGCTGCGCGAGGTGATCCTCCCCGAGACGATCACCATCCAGGAACTCGCCAACCGAATGTCGGAACGCGCCGTCGACGTCATCCGCCTGCTGATGAAGCAGGGCGAGATGCACAAGATCACCGATGTGATCGACGCCGACACCGCGCAGCTCGTCGCCGAGGAGATGGGTCACACCGTCAAGCGCGTCGCCGAGTCGGACGTCGAGGAGGGCCTGTTCGACACGCCCGACGCCGAGGCCGACCTCGAGTCGCGCCCGCCGGTCGTCACCATCATGGGCCACGTCGACCACGGCAAGACCTCGCTGCTCGACGCGATCCGTCAGGCGAATGTGGTTGCGGGCGAAGCCGGCGGCATCACGCAGCATATCGGCGCCTATCAGGTGACCTCGCCCGGCGGCCAGCCGATCACCTTCATCGACACGCCCGGCCACGCCGCCTTCACCGCCATGCGCGCCCGCGGCGCCAAGGTGACGGACATCGTCGTGCTCGTCGTCGCCGCCGATGACGGCGTCATGCCGCAGACGATCGAAGCCATCAATCACGCCCGCGCGGCGGGCGTTCCGCTGATCGTCGCGATCAACAAGGTCGACAAGCCGGACGCCAAGCCCGAGCGCGTGCGCACCGAGCTTCTGCAGTATGAGGTGCAGGTCGAAAGCATGGGCGGCGAGACGCTCGAAATCGAAGTCTCCGCCAAGCAGAAGACCAATCTCGACAAGCTGCTCGAGGCCATTGCGCTCCAGGCGGAGGTGCTCGACCTCAAGGCCAACGCCGAACGCGCGGCCGAGGGCACGGTGATCGAGGCGCGTCTCGACAAGGGCCGCGGCCCGGTTGCGACCATGCTCGTCCAGCGCGGCACGCTGCATGTGGGCGACATTATCGTCGCCGGCACGCAATGGGGCCGCGTCCGCGCCCTGCTCGACGACAAGGGCGCCACGCGCCAGGAAGCTGGCCCGTCCTTCCCGGTGGAGATTCTCGGCTTCAACGGCACGCCCGAGGCTGGCGACCGCGTCGCGGTTGTCGAGTCGGAAGCGCGCGCCCGCGAGATCACCGAGTATCGCGAGCGCATGAAGCGCGACAAGCTCGCCGCCCGCGGCGGCACGGCGCGCGGCTCGCTCTCCGACATGATGAACCAGCTCAAGACGGCGGGCCGCAAGGAATTCCCGCTCGTAATCAAGGGCGACGTTCAGGGTTCGGTCGAAGCCATCGCCGCCGCGCTGGAGAAGCTCGGCACGGATGAGGTCGGCGCGCGCCTTGTGCATGTGGGCGTCGGCGGCATCTCCGAATCGGATATTGCGCTCGCCGAGGCGTCGAACGCCGCGGTCATCGGCTTCAACGTGCGCGCCCACAAGGAAGCGCGCGAAGCGGCCGAACGCGCCGGCATCGAGATCCGCTACTACAACATCATCTACAACCTCGTGGATGACGTGAAGGCGGCGATGTCGGGCCTGCTCTCGCCGACGTTGCGCGAGACGATGCTGGGCAATGCGCAGATCCTCGAAGTGTTCGACATTTCGAAGGTCGGCAAGGTCGCGGGCTGCCGCGTCACCGACGGCAGGGTCGAGCGCGGCGCTAGCGTGCGCCTCATCCGCGACAATGTCGTGGTGCACGAGGGCAAGCTGTCGACGCTCAAGCGCTTCAAGGACGAGGTCAAGGAGGTCGACGCCGGCCAGGAATGCGGCATGGCCTTCGAGAACTACCAGGACATGCGCGCCGGCGACGTCATCGAGTGCTACCGCGTCGAGGAAATCAAGCGGACGCTGTAA
- the rbfA gene encoding 30S ribosome-binding factor RbfA: MSRSHHSAGSAPSQRMLRVGELVRHSMARMLARGDINDPVLEKHVVTVARVKMSPDLKLATIFVMPLGGKDEPEVIAALDRHKKFLRGEIAHELNLKFAPDIRFRIDDSFDTVSRIDAILNSERVKRDLEASDDDAQDNA; encoded by the coding sequence ATGTCCCGATCCCATCATTCAGCCGGCTCCGCGCCGTCGCAGCGCATGCTGCGCGTGGGAGAGCTCGTGCGCCATTCCATGGCGCGGATGCTCGCGCGCGGCGATATCAACGACCCCGTGCTCGAAAAGCATGTGGTCACGGTCGCGCGCGTGAAGATGAGCCCCGACCTCAAGCTCGCGACGATCTTCGTCATGCCGCTCGGCGGCAAGGACGAGCCGGAGGTCATCGCCGCGCTCGACCGCCACAAGAAATTCCTGCGCGGCGAGATCGCGCATGAGCTGAACCTGAAATTTGCGCCGGACATCCGTTTCCGCATCGACGACAGCTTCGACACTGTGTCGCGCATCGACGCGATCCTCAATTCCGAGCGCGTCAAGCGCGACCTCGAAGCGTCGGACGACGACGCTCAGGACAACGCCTGA
- the truB gene encoding tRNA pseudouridine(55) synthase TruB, translating to MSQKRSNRAVVDGWVVLDKPVGLTSTQAVSRLKRIYNAQKAGHAGTLDPLASGILPVAFGEATKTVPFVQDGEKAYRFTVRWGAESNTDDSDGEITRTSEKRPERAEIEGLMPQFLGDILQTPPQFSAIKIAGARAYDLARDGAQVDLKARAVTIHSLTIEAFSPGETVFFMECGKGAYVRAIARDLGRLMGCYGHVTALRRTRVGPFIEEDSYTLDEIEAQGMAADAMLSVEAGLSELPCVVVDRDTAARLRRGGSVILRGRDAPAEGVVYAACGGVPVAFGEVIEGALEPARVFNLPF from the coding sequence ATGAGTCAGAAAAGATCCAATCGCGCCGTCGTCGACGGCTGGGTGGTGCTCGACAAGCCCGTGGGCCTCACCTCCACGCAGGCGGTCTCGCGCCTGAAGCGCATTTACAACGCCCAGAAGGCCGGCCACGCCGGCACCCTCGATCCGCTGGCGTCGGGCATCCTCCCCGTCGCCTTCGGCGAGGCGACCAAGACCGTTCCTTTCGTGCAGGACGGTGAGAAAGCCTATCGCTTTACCGTGCGCTGGGGCGCCGAGAGCAACACCGACGATTCCGACGGCGAGATCACGCGCACCAGCGAGAAGCGGCCTGAGCGCGCCGAGATCGAGGGGCTCATGCCGCAGTTTCTGGGCGACATTCTCCAGACGCCGCCGCAGTTTTCGGCCATCAAGATCGCCGGCGCCCGCGCCTATGATCTGGCGCGCGATGGCGCGCAGGTGGACCTCAAGGCTCGCGCCGTTACCATCCATTCGCTGACGATCGAGGCCTTTTCCCCGGGGGAGACCGTCTTCTTCATGGAATGCGGCAAGGGCGCCTATGTGCGCGCGATCGCCCGCGACCTCGGGCGGCTGATGGGCTGCTACGGCCACGTCACGGCGCTGCGCCGCACGCGCGTCGGGCCCTTCATCGAAGAAGATTCCTACACGCTGGACGAGATCGAAGCGCAGGGCATGGCGGCGGATGCGATGCTTTCCGTCGAGGCGGGCCTTTCGGAGCTTCCCTGCGTTGTCGTCGATCGCGATACGGCGGCGCGGCTGCGGCGCGGCGGCTCGGTGATCCTGCGCGGCCGCGACGCGCCGGCGGAAGGCGTTGTCTATGCGGCCTGCGGTGGCGTGCCGGTGGCTTTCGGCGAGGTTATCGAGGGCGCGTTGGAGCCCGCGCGCGTGTTCAACCTGCCGTTTTGA
- the murI gene encoding glutamate racemase — translation MTRRPKILVFDSGLGGLTVFSEIIKLRPGADYVYCADDAGFPYGGWKEPDLVKRVAQVMQELISKHAPDMDMVVIACNTASTIVLPALRDHWPHIPFVGTVPAIKPAAERSRSHLISVLGTPGTVARDYTQNLIAQFAAHCRVTLVGSAMLARLAEARMQGQGVCDEDIGAEIAPCFKEEGGARTDAVVLACTHYPLLIEDFRRLAPWPVDWIDPAPAIARRVDQLLRDAGYEETFAATGQASAVFTSGAKPDAQLRAALARYGLVAT, via the coding sequence ATGACCCGACGTCCAAAAATCCTCGTCTTCGACTCCGGCCTCGGCGGCCTCACCGTCTTCTCCGAGATCATCAAGCTGCGGCCCGGCGCGGATTACGTCTATTGCGCTGACGATGCGGGCTTCCCCTATGGCGGTTGGAAAGAGCCCGACCTCGTAAAGCGCGTCGCGCAGGTGATGCAGGAGCTCATCTCCAAACACGCGCCGGATATGGATATGGTCGTCATCGCCTGTAATACGGCCTCGACCATCGTGCTGCCGGCGCTGCGGGACCACTGGCCGCACATCCCCTTCGTTGGCACGGTCCCGGCCATCAAGCCGGCGGCGGAGCGCTCGCGCTCGCATCTGATTTCCGTGCTCGGCACGCCCGGCACGGTGGCGCGGGATTACACGCAGAACCTCATTGCGCAATTTGCCGCGCATTGCCGCGTGACGCTCGTCGGCTCGGCCATGCTGGCGCGGCTTGCCGAAGCAAGGATGCAGGGGCAGGGCGTCTGCGACGAGGATATCGGCGCCGAAATCGCCCCCTGCTTCAAGGAGGAGGGCGGCGCGCGCACCGACGCCGTCGTGCTCGCCTGCACCCATTATCCGCTGCTCATCGAGGATTTTCGCCGCCTCGCGCCCTGGCCCGTCGACTGGATCGACCCGGCGCCGGCGATTGCGCGGCGCGTGGATCAATTGCTGCGGGACGCGGGCTATGAGGAGACTTTCGCCGCGACGGGGCAGGCAAGCGCGGTGTTCACCAGCGGGGCGAAACCCGACGCGCAATTGCGCGCCGCGCTTGCGCGCTATGGCTTGGTCGCCACCTGA
- a CDS encoding cytochrome-c peroxidase, translated as MLPHYSKGRALIFALAALTWLAPSGAMALDSDEAGLTPVERLGKRVFEDKTLSRPAGVSCASCHDAATAFQGSNGSPVPAVARGSQPNSLGKRNTPTILYASLAPPFGFIDDKDEETGKVEKVPAGGQFLDGRANDLLAQFEGPLLDPLEMNAPSKRFAVEAIRDGAYASLVKEVYGEKIFDNPDAAFEKLAQAVVAYESSARFHPFASKFDDYLRGKAELTAIEKKGFALFKDPKKGNCLACHVGKEDSRDPKDWLFTDYTYDALGAPKNAAIVATANAPDLGLCKRPGLEKLAPAGFDVGSVCGAFKVPTLRNVAVTGPYLHNGAFTKLRDVVAFYATRDTDPARWYPKAEKFNDLPAEYRANVNTKEAPYDRKEGQKPRLSEKDIDAIVAFLETLTDKPQVATKP; from the coding sequence ATGCTTCCCCATTATTCCAAAGGCCGGGCCCTGATTTTTGCGCTTGCCGCGCTCACTTGGCTCGCCCCTAGCGGCGCCATGGCGCTCGACTCCGACGAGGCGGGCCTAACGCCTGTCGAGCGCCTGGGAAAGCGCGTTTTCGAGGATAAGACCCTCTCCCGCCCCGCCGGCGTCTCCTGCGCCTCCTGCCATGATGCGGCGACCGCCTTCCAGGGCTCCAACGGCTCGCCGGTCCCAGCCGTCGCGCGCGGCTCACAGCCCAATTCGCTCGGCAAACGCAATACCCCGACGATCCTCTACGCCTCTCTCGCGCCGCCCTTCGGCTTCATCGACGACAAGGACGAGGAGACGGGCAAGGTCGAGAAAGTCCCCGCGGGGGGCCAATTCCTCGACGGGCGCGCCAACGACCTCTTGGCGCAGTTCGAAGGCCCCCTGCTCGATCCGCTGGAGATGAACGCGCCCTCCAAGCGTTTCGCTGTGGAGGCGATCCGCGACGGCGCTTACGCGTCGCTCGTGAAGGAAGTCTACGGCGAGAAGATCTTCGACAATCCCGACGCCGCATTCGAGAAGCTCGCGCAGGCCGTCGTCGCCTATGAGTCGAGCGCGCGCTTCCATCCCTTCGCCTCGAAGTTCGACGACTATCTGCGCGGCAAGGCGGAACTGACGGCGATCGAGAAGAAAGGCTTCGCGCTTTTCAAAGACCCCAAGAAAGGCAATTGCCTCGCCTGCCACGTCGGCAAGGAAGACTCGCGCGACCCGAAAGATTGGCTTTTCACCGACTACACCTATGACGCGCTGGGCGCGCCGAAGAACGCGGCGATCGTGGCCACGGCGAATGCGCCCGACCTCGGCCTGTGCAAGCGACCGGGCCTCGAGAAGCTGGCGCCTGCGGGCTTCGATGTCGGCAGCGTCTGCGGGGCCTTCAAAGTGCCGACCCTGCGAAACGTCGCCGTGACCGGCCCTTACTTGCACAATGGCGCATTCACGAAGCTGCGCGACGTCGTCGCCTTCTATGCGACGCGCGACACCGATCCGGCGCGCTGGTACCCCAAGGCGGAAAAGTTCAACGATCTGCCGGCCGAATATCGCGCTAATGTGAACACGAAAGAAGCGCCTTACGACCGTAAGGAAGGGCAGAAGCCGCGTCTCTCCGAGAAAGATATCGACGCGATCGTCGCTTTCCTCGAAACGCTGACCGACAAGCCTCAGGTGGCGACCAAGCCATAG